A stretch of Candidatus Eremiobacteraceae bacterium DNA encodes these proteins:
- the rpsH gene encoding 30S ribosomal protein S8, which translates to MITDPVADMLTRIRNANTAFQERVDIPASRVKLELAKLLKAEGFIKSFDVVAQQPRDIIRIALKYGTGRERVINGLQRISRPGLRIYTPKGEIPKCMGGLGLVILSTPKGIISGRQAKRLGCGGEVMAFVW; encoded by the coding sequence GTGATAACCGATCCGGTCGCCGATATGCTCACGCGCATCCGCAACGCCAATACGGCGTTCCAGGAGCGCGTCGACATCCCGGCGTCGCGCGTCAAACTCGAGCTGGCCAAGCTGCTCAAGGCGGAGGGCTTCATCAAGAGCTTCGACGTCGTGGCGCAGCAGCCGCGCGACATCATCCGCATCGCGCTCAAGTACGGCACGGGCCGCGAGCGCGTGATCAACGGGTTGCAGCGCATCAGCCGTCCGGGCTTGCGCATCTACACGCCGAAGGGCGAGATCCCCAAATGCATGGGTGGCCTCGGCCTGGTGATCCTGTCGACGCCCAAGGGCATCATCAGCGGCAGACAGGCCAAGCGCCTGGGCTGCGGCGGTGAAGTCATGGCGTTCGTGTGGTAG
- a CDS encoding type Z 30S ribosomal protein S14, which translates to MAKTCLIEKSKRTPKFKVRKHNRCLRCGRPKGFLRKFALCRICFRELAHAGKVPGVVKASW; encoded by the coding sequence ATGGCCAAGACATGTCTGATCGAGAAGAGCAAGCGGACGCCGAAGTTCAAGGTCCGCAAGCACAACCGCTGCCTGCGCTGCGGCCGGCCCAAGGGCTTCTTGCGCAAATTCGCGCTGTGCCGCATCTGTTTCCGCGAATTGGCTCACGCGGGCAAGGTGCCCGGCGTCGTCAAGGCGTCGTGGTAA